A single Pygocentrus nattereri isolate fPygNat1 chromosome 28, fPygNat1.pri, whole genome shotgun sequence DNA region contains:
- the sema3gb gene encoding sema domain, immunoglobulin domain (Ig), short basic domain, secreted, (semaphorin) 3Gb isoform X1 has product METTPALLPLLLLFLSLCVSGCHGNLRLTPRVYLSYKELLETRTIRPFSFSFNTSDYRILHMDQDQGRLYLGSREYLVSLDMQNINKEPLIIHWPATSQRKGECRMTGKGGQGECANFVRLIEPWNRTHLYTCGTGAYKPVCTFINRGWKAEEYLFRLVPGYVDSGKGKCPYDPRQENAAVLINGNLYAGVHVDFMGTDPAIFRTLGDRPAVRTEQYDSRWLNEPVFVKIQKIPDSAEKNDDKLYFFFREKSLDAAGGSTPSVLARVGRVCLNDDGGQRSLVNKWTTFLKARLVCSVIGAEGVETYFDELRDVFIQRTHDERNPTVYAVFSTAGSVFKGSAVCVYSMADIRNVFNGPFSHKHGHNYQWTPYTGKIPYPRPGTCPGGTFTPGLHTTKAFSDEAINFVRAHPLMYHPIYPTHKRPLVVRTGVDYRFTTIAVDMVDAVDGRYEVLFLGTDRGTVQKVIVLPKDTSTTEELILEEVEVFRTPAPVKTLKISTKRQQLYVSSQRGLTQVSLHRCAVYGKACSDCCLARDPYCAWDGETCSAFTPATKRRSRRQDIKHGDPLRQCRGFNSKVEKRLRETVQFGVEGSSTFLECQPRSPQATVKWLYQKDSKRKALSRDKEVLKTGHGILLKSLTQADSGLYHCLATENNFKHTVARVSLRILDREIVEALTAPDSPAEPERHHQHHHHHPPPPPPPPQTPPPPLQQLPPQPEVRLINQYCQTYWQQQSPSPPHKPKRTNRRHTEQKESEEPHELQAQ; this is encoded by the exons AGCTGCTGGAAACGAGGACCATCCGGCCATTCAGCTTCTCCTTCAACACCAGCGATTACCGCATCCTCCACATGGACCAGGACCAAGGCCGGCTTTACCTGGGCAGCCGCGAGTATCTAGTCTCCCTGGACATGCAGAACATAAACAAAGAGCCACTGATT ATCCACTGGCCTGCTACTAGCCAGAGGAAAGGAGAGTGCAGGATGACTGGGAAAGGAGGACAG GGAGAGTGTGCCAACTTTGTGCGTCTGATCGAGCCGTGGAACAGAACTCATCTGTACACGTGCGGCACAGGAGCTTACAAACCCGTCTGCACCTTCATCAACCGGGGCTGGAAGGCTGAG gaATACCTCTTCCGCCTGGTTCCTGGTTATGTAGATTCTGGGAAGGGAAAGTGTCCGTATGATCCACGGCAGGAAAACGCTGCTGTTCTTATCA ATGGTAACCTGTATGCAGGGGTGCATGTGGACTTCATGGGGACAGATCCAGCCATCTTCAGGACGCTGGGAGACAGACCTGCTGTGAGAACAGAGCAATACGACTCCCGATGGCTGAATG AGCCTGTGTTTGTAAAAATCCAGAAGATTCCAGATagtgcagaaaaaaatgacGACAAGTTGTATTTCTTCTTCCGGGAAAAGAGTTTGGACGCAGCAGGGGGCAGCACCCCCAGTGTGCTGGCCAGAGTGGGCAGAGTCTGTCTG AATGACGATGGAGGCCAAAGGTCACTGGTAAATAAATGGACAACTTTCCTGAAGGCTCGTCTGGTCTGTTCTGTAATTGGAGCAGAAGGAGTTGAGACATATTTTGATGAACTGA GGGATGTTTTCATTCAGCGGACTCATGATGAACGCAACCCCACTGTGTATGCTGTGTTCTCCACTGCTGG CTCTGTGTTTAAGggctcagcagtgtgtgtgtactccATGGCTGACATTAGAAACGTCTTTAACGGACCCTTCTCCCACAAACATGGACACAACTACCAGTGGACTCCTTACACTGGAAAAATACCCTACCCCCGTCCTGGCACG TGCCCCGGAGGAACGTTCACGCCCGGCCTCCACACCACCAAAGCCTTCTCCGACGAGGCTATCAACTTTGTGCGTGCACACCCTCTCATGTACCATCCTATATACCCTACCCACAAGCGCCCCCTGGTGGTACGGACCGGTGTGGACTACCGCTTCACCACCATTGCTGTGGACATGGTGGATGCTGTAGATGGGAGATATGAGGTGCTCTTCCTGGGGACAG ATCGAGGAACAGTCCAAAAGGTGATTGTCTTGCCAAAAGACACAAGCACAACAGAAGAGCTCATCCTGGAAGAGGTGGAGGTTTTCAGG ACTCCAGCACCAGTGAAAACTCTGAAAATCTCCACTAAAAgg CAACAGCTTTATGTGTCATCGCAGCGGGGTCTTACCCAGGTATCTCTACACCGGTGTGCTGTGTATGGTAAAGCCTGCTCCGACTGCTGCCTGGCTAGAGACCCCTACTGCGCCTGGGATGGAGAGACATGCTCCGCTTTCACCCCGGCCACCAAGAG GAGGAGCAGGAGACAAGATATCAAACACGGAGACCCGTTACGCCAGTGCAGGGGCTTCAATTCTAAAG TAGAGAAGCGCCTGAGGGAGACAGtgcagtttggtgtggaaggcAGCAGCACATTTCTGGAGTGTCAGCCCAGGTCTCCTCAGGCTACTGTTAAATGGCTCTATCAGAAGGACAGCAAACGCAAAGCA CTCAGTCGCGATAAAGAGGTCCTGAAGACGGGTCATGGCATCCTGCTGAAATCTCTCACTCAGGCGGACTCCGGTCTCTACCACTGCCTGGCCACAGAGAACAACTTCAAGCACACTGTGGCCCGCGTGTCCCTGCGAATTCTCGACCGGGAGATTGTAGAGGCCCTGACAGCACCAGACAGCCCTGCAGAGCCAGAGCGTcaccaccagcaccatcatcatcaccctcctcctcctccacccccaccccaaaccccacccccacccctccagCAGCTCCCACCACAGCCCGAGGTGCGCCTCATCAACCAATACTGCCAGACCTACTGGCAACAGCAGAGCCCCAGCCCGCCCCACAAACCCAAACGCACCAACCGCAGACACACCGAGCAGAAGGAGTCTGAGGAGCCTCATGAGCTGCAGGCCCAGTGA
- the sema3gb gene encoding sema domain, immunoglobulin domain (Ig), short basic domain, secreted, (semaphorin) 3Gb isoform X2, with protein sequence METTPALLPLLLLFLSLCVSGCHGNLRLTPRVYLSYKELLETRTIRPFSFSFNTSDYRILHMDQDQGRLYLGSREYLVSLDMQNINKEPLIIHWPATSQRKGECRMTGKGGQGECANFVRLIEPWNRTHLYTCGTGAYKPVCTFINRGWKAEEYLFRLVPGYVDSGKGKCPYDPRQENAAVLINGNLYAGVHVDFMGTDPAIFRTLGDRPAVRTEQYDSRWLNEPVFVKIQKIPDSAEKNDDKLYFFFREKSLDAAGGSTPSVLARVGRVCLNDDGGQRSLVNKWTTFLKARLVCSVIGAEGVETYFDELRDVFIQRTHDERNPTVYAVFSTAGSVFKGSAVCVYSMADIRNVFNGPFSHKHGHNYQWTPYTGKIPYPRPGTCPGGTFTPGLHTTKAFSDEAINFVRAHPLMYHPIYPTHKRPLVVRTGVDYRFTTIAVDMVDAVDGRYEVLFLGTDRGTVQKVIVLPKDTSTTEELILEEVEVFRTPAPVKTLKISTKRQQLYVSSQRGLTQVSLHRCAVYGKACSDCCLARDPYCAWDGETCSAFTPATKRRSRRQDIKHGDPLRQCRGFNSKEKRLRETVQFGVEGSSTFLECQPRSPQATVKWLYQKDSKRKALSRDKEVLKTGHGILLKSLTQADSGLYHCLATENNFKHTVARVSLRILDREIVEALTAPDSPAEPERHHQHHHHHPPPPPPPPQTPPPPLQQLPPQPEVRLINQYCQTYWQQQSPSPPHKPKRTNRRHTEQKESEEPHELQAQ encoded by the exons AGCTGCTGGAAACGAGGACCATCCGGCCATTCAGCTTCTCCTTCAACACCAGCGATTACCGCATCCTCCACATGGACCAGGACCAAGGCCGGCTTTACCTGGGCAGCCGCGAGTATCTAGTCTCCCTGGACATGCAGAACATAAACAAAGAGCCACTGATT ATCCACTGGCCTGCTACTAGCCAGAGGAAAGGAGAGTGCAGGATGACTGGGAAAGGAGGACAG GGAGAGTGTGCCAACTTTGTGCGTCTGATCGAGCCGTGGAACAGAACTCATCTGTACACGTGCGGCACAGGAGCTTACAAACCCGTCTGCACCTTCATCAACCGGGGCTGGAAGGCTGAG gaATACCTCTTCCGCCTGGTTCCTGGTTATGTAGATTCTGGGAAGGGAAAGTGTCCGTATGATCCACGGCAGGAAAACGCTGCTGTTCTTATCA ATGGTAACCTGTATGCAGGGGTGCATGTGGACTTCATGGGGACAGATCCAGCCATCTTCAGGACGCTGGGAGACAGACCTGCTGTGAGAACAGAGCAATACGACTCCCGATGGCTGAATG AGCCTGTGTTTGTAAAAATCCAGAAGATTCCAGATagtgcagaaaaaaatgacGACAAGTTGTATTTCTTCTTCCGGGAAAAGAGTTTGGACGCAGCAGGGGGCAGCACCCCCAGTGTGCTGGCCAGAGTGGGCAGAGTCTGTCTG AATGACGATGGAGGCCAAAGGTCACTGGTAAATAAATGGACAACTTTCCTGAAGGCTCGTCTGGTCTGTTCTGTAATTGGAGCAGAAGGAGTTGAGACATATTTTGATGAACTGA GGGATGTTTTCATTCAGCGGACTCATGATGAACGCAACCCCACTGTGTATGCTGTGTTCTCCACTGCTGG CTCTGTGTTTAAGggctcagcagtgtgtgtgtactccATGGCTGACATTAGAAACGTCTTTAACGGACCCTTCTCCCACAAACATGGACACAACTACCAGTGGACTCCTTACACTGGAAAAATACCCTACCCCCGTCCTGGCACG TGCCCCGGAGGAACGTTCACGCCCGGCCTCCACACCACCAAAGCCTTCTCCGACGAGGCTATCAACTTTGTGCGTGCACACCCTCTCATGTACCATCCTATATACCCTACCCACAAGCGCCCCCTGGTGGTACGGACCGGTGTGGACTACCGCTTCACCACCATTGCTGTGGACATGGTGGATGCTGTAGATGGGAGATATGAGGTGCTCTTCCTGGGGACAG ATCGAGGAACAGTCCAAAAGGTGATTGTCTTGCCAAAAGACACAAGCACAACAGAAGAGCTCATCCTGGAAGAGGTGGAGGTTTTCAGG ACTCCAGCACCAGTGAAAACTCTGAAAATCTCCACTAAAAgg CAACAGCTTTATGTGTCATCGCAGCGGGGTCTTACCCAGGTATCTCTACACCGGTGTGCTGTGTATGGTAAAGCCTGCTCCGACTGCTGCCTGGCTAGAGACCCCTACTGCGCCTGGGATGGAGAGACATGCTCCGCTTTCACCCCGGCCACCAAGAG GAGGAGCAGGAGACAAGATATCAAACACGGAGACCCGTTACGCCAGTGCAGGGGCTTCAATTCTAAAG AGAAGCGCCTGAGGGAGACAGtgcagtttggtgtggaaggcAGCAGCACATTTCTGGAGTGTCAGCCCAGGTCTCCTCAGGCTACTGTTAAATGGCTCTATCAGAAGGACAGCAAACGCAAAGCA CTCAGTCGCGATAAAGAGGTCCTGAAGACGGGTCATGGCATCCTGCTGAAATCTCTCACTCAGGCGGACTCCGGTCTCTACCACTGCCTGGCCACAGAGAACAACTTCAAGCACACTGTGGCCCGCGTGTCCCTGCGAATTCTCGACCGGGAGATTGTAGAGGCCCTGACAGCACCAGACAGCCCTGCAGAGCCAGAGCGTcaccaccagcaccatcatcatcaccctcctcctcctccacccccaccccaaaccccacccccacccctccagCAGCTCCCACCACAGCCCGAGGTGCGCCTCATCAACCAATACTGCCAGACCTACTGGCAACAGCAGAGCCCCAGCCCGCCCCACAAACCCAAACGCACCAACCGCAGACACACCGAGCAGAAGGAGTCTGAGGAGCCTCATGAGCTGCAGGCCCAGTGA